The DNA segment ACCCATATATATACTAATGTATGTGGAAAAcctttcaaattagtggtttCAGACAGGTGTTTAAAAGCACACCGCCAtggaatctccatagacaaacattggcaatagaatggccttactgaggagatcagtgactttcaacacgctcacagaatgggaaatggtttgtcgagatcggtgtggaagaacttgactggcctgcacggagccctgaccccaacccattgaacacctttgggatctaatcgcccaacatcagtgcccgacctcagtagtgctcttgtggctgaatggaagcaagtcccctcagcaatgttccaacatctagtggaacctgAACCTGTTTAATCCAACCGTATTGTATTTAGTAGTTTTGTGTTCTCTCCTCCTGTAATATCcgtgtgttctctccccagggttgtgtgttctctccccaggattgtgtgttctctccccagggttgtgtgttctctccccagggttgtgttttctccccagggttgtgtgttctctccccagggttgtgtgttttcttcccagggttgtgtgttctctCCTCCTGTAATATCcgtgtgttctctccccagggttgtgtgttctctccccagggttgtgtgttctctccccagggttgtgtgttctcttcccagggttgtgtgttctctccccagggttgtgtgttctctCCTCCTGTAATATCTGTGTGTTCTCTCCTCCTGTAATATCcgtgtgttctctccccagggttgtgtgttctctccccagggttgtgtgttctctCCTCCTGTAATATCcgtgtgttctctccccagggttgtgtgttctctccccagggttgtgtgttctctccccagggttgtgtgttctctccccagggttgtgtgttctctCCTCCTGTAATATCCGTGTGTTCTCTCCTCCTGTAATATCcgtgtgttctctccccagggttgtgtgttctctccccagggttgtgtgttctctccccagggttgtgtgttctctccccagggttgtgtgttctctccccagggttgtgtgttctctccccagggttgtgtgttctctccccagggttgtgtgtttcACTCCTCCTGTAATATCcgtgtgttctctccccagggttgtgtgttctctccccagggttgtgtgttctctccccagggttgtgtgttctctccccagggttgtgtgttctctccccagggttgtgtgtttctctcctcctgtaatatctgtgtgttctctccccagggttgtgtgttctctccccagggttgtgtgttctctccccagggttgtgtgttctctccccagggttgtgtgttctctccccagggttgtgtgttctctccccagggttgtgtgttctctCCTCCTGTAATATCcgtgtgttctctccccagggttgtgtgttctctccccagggttgtgtgttctctccccagggttgtgtgttctctccccagggttgtgtgttctctccccagggttgtgtgttctctCCTCCTGTAATATCcgtgtgttctctccccagggttgtgtgttctctccccagggttgtgtgttctctcctactgtaatatctgtgtgttctctccccagggttgtgtgttctctccccagggttgtgtgttttattctactgtaatatccgtgtgttctctccccagggttgtgtgttctctccccagggttgtgtgttctctccccagggttgtgtgttctctccccagggttgtgtgttctctccccagggttgtgtgttctccccagggttgtgtgttctctccccagggttgtgtgttttcTCCTACTGTAATATCcgtgtgttctctccccagggttgtgtgCTCTCTCCATCAGTAATGATAACTGTTACCTGGCCTACCCCGGCAGTGCTACAATAGGAGAGGTCCAGGTGTTCGACACGGTCAACctggtacgacacacacacacacacacacacacacacacacacacacacacacacattgaagatGGCTAGCTCTACTACAACTGTGCTGTTTCAGTCTCTGTGTGTTTTACTGTGTCTCCAGAGGGCAGCCAACATGATCCCAGCCCATGACAGTCCATTAGCAGctgtggtgtttgatgctagCGGAACCAAACTGGCCACAGCCTCGGAGAAGGTGGGACACTTTAAACTGTTACACTGAACTACTGAGGTGGTGTCAGCCGGTCCCTCTGCCCTGACCCTTAACCCTGGCACTTAACCCTGGCCCTTAACCCTGGCCCTTAACCCTggcccttaaccctgacccttaaccctggcccttaaccctggcccttaaccctggcccttaaccctggcccttaaccctggcccttaaccctggcccttaaccctgacccttaaccctgGCCCTTAACCCTGGCCCTTAACTCTGACCCTTACCATACAGATACTAttttctatccatctctatggccCAAcctttaaccctgacccttaaccctggcccttaaccctgacccttaaccctgGCCCTTAACCCTGGCCCTTAACCCTGGCCCTTAACCCCGACCCTTAACCCCGACCcgtaaccctgacccttaaccccgACCCTTAACCCCgacccttaaccctgacccttaaccctgacccttaaccctgacccttaccatACAGATACTAttttctatccatctctatggccCCTGGCACATGATCCCAGCCCATGACAGTCCATTAGCAGctgtggtgtttgatgctagCGGAACCAAACTGGCCACAGCCTCGGAGAAGGTGGGACACTTTAAACTGTTACACTGAACTACTGAGGTGGTGTCAGCCGGTCCCTCTGCCCTGACCCTTAACCCTGGCACTTAACCCTGGCCCTTAACCCTGGCCCTTAACCCTggcccttaaccctgacccttaaccctggcccttaaccctggcccttaaccctggcccttaaccctggcccttaaccctggcccttaaccctggcccttaaccctgacccttaaccctgGCCCTTAACCCTGGCCCTTAACTCTGACCCTTACCATACAGATACTAttttctatccatctctatggccCAAcctttaaccctgacccttaaccctggcccttaaccctgacccttaaccctgGCCCTTAACCCTGGCCCTTAACCCTGGCCCTTAACCCCGACCCTTAACCCCGACCcgtaaccctgacccttaaccctgacccttaccatatagatactattctctatccatctctatggccCTTAACCCCgacccttaaccctgacccttaccatatagatactattctctatccatctctatggccCTTAACCCCGACCCTTAACCCCGACCCTTAACCCCgacccttaaccctgacccttaccatACAGATACTAttttctatccatctctatggcccttaaccctgacccttaccatagagatactattctctatccatctctatggccCTGACCCTTAACCCTGGCCTTGACCCTTAACCCTGGCCTTGGCCCTTAACCCTGGCCCTTAACCCTGGCCCTTAACCCTggccttaacccttaaccctggCCTTGGCCCTTAACCCTGGCCCTTAACCCTGGCCCTTAACCCTGGCCCTTAACCCTggcccttaaccctgacccttaaccctgacccttaaccctgacccttaaccctgACCCATCCATGGTAGCAGATCTGATGGGTATTAACAGTGTAGTGGTGGACCGGCTGGAAGTGTGTGTTTTGGAACCTCGCTGTATCAGGGATCAGCTATCCTGTGTGTAATGTATCGGTGGTTTCTGATAGGGTACGGTGATTCGTGTGTTCTCCATCCCTGAGGGACAGAAACTGTTTGAGTTCCGTCGAGGAGTCAAAAGGTAGgacttcttcttctccctccttcttcatcttctccctccttcttcatctccctcctccttcatctccctccttcttcttcatctccctcctccttcttctccctccttcttcatctccctcctccttcatctccctcctccttcttctccctccttcttcatctccctccttcttcatcttctccctccttcttcttcatctccctcctctttcatctccctccttcttcatcttctccctccttcttcttcatctccctcctccttcatctccctcctccttcatctccctccttcttcttcttctccctcctccttcatctccctcctccttcatctccctcctccttcatctccctccttcttcttcttctccctcctccttcatctccctccttcttcatcttctccctccttcttcttcatctccctcctccttcatctccctccttcttcttcttctccctcctccttcatctccctcctccttcatctccctcctccttcatctcccttcttcttcatctccctcctccttcatctccctcctccttcatctccctcctccttcatctccctccttcttcatctccctccttcttcttcatctccctccttcttcttattcttctccctcctccttcttcatctccctccttcgtctccctccttcttcatctccctccttcgtctccctccttcttcttcttctccctccttcttcatctccctccttcttcttattcttctccctcctccttcttcatctccctccttcgtctccctccttcttcttcatctccctccttcgtctccctccttcttcttcttctccctccttcttcatctccctccttcgtctccctccttcttcttcatctctctccttcttcatctccctccctcttcttcatctccctccttcttctccttcattCCACTCTATATAGTAATATGTGTTTTAATAGTGGACAATATTAAATGAGCTACAGCTGAGTTCAGTCTGacacactgaagtgtgtgtgtgtgtgtgtgtgtgtgtgtgtgtgtgttaggtgtgtaTCTATCTGTTCCCTGGCCTTCAGTATGGAAGGCCTCTACCTATCAGCATCCAGTAACACGGAGACGGTCCACATCTTCAAACTAGAGACGCAGAAAGAGAAGTAAGTACCCCCTCCCCCACCTGGCTGCATTAGTCTGATTCTAGATGTTGTCCTGTATattaacatggtgtgtgtgtgggccagCAGAGGAGATGTTGTCCTGTATattaacatggtgtgtgtgtgtaggccaacaGAGGAGATGTTGTCCTGTATAttagcatggtgtgtgtgtaggccaacaGAGGAGATGTTGTCCTGTATattaacatggtgtgtgtgtagggcagcaGAGGAGATGTTGTCCTGTATattaacatggtgtgtgtgtaggccaacaGAGGAGATGTTGTCCTGTATattaacatggtgtgtgtgtaggccagcaGAGGAGATGTTGTCCTGTATattaacatggtgtgtgtgtaggccaacaGAGGAGATGTTGTCCTGTATattaacatggtgtgtgtgtggggcagcAGAGGAGATGTTGTCCTGTATattaacatggtgtgtgtgtgggccagCAGAGGAGATGTTGTCCTGTATattaacatggtgtgtgtgtagggcagcaGAGGAGATGTTGTCCTGTATattaacatggtgtgtgtgtgggccaaCAGAGGAGATGTTGTCCTGTATattaacatggtgtgtgtgtgggccagCAGAGGAGATGTTGTCCTGTATattaacatggtgtgtgtgtgtaggccagcaGAGGAGATGTTGTCCTGTATATTAACATGGTGTGTGTAGGCCAACAGAGGAGCCGACGACATGGGGTGGATACTTTGGGAAGGTCCTGATGGCGTCCACCACCTACCTGCCCTCTCAGGTGAGTGGGACTTCCTTTTGagagagtgtgtggtgtgtgtgtgtgtgtgtgtgttgtctgaccATGTCTCCTCTGTGTGCGTCAGGTGACAGAGATGTTCACTCAGGGACGAGCCTTCGCCACCGTACGACTGCCCTTCTCTGGACACAAGAACATCTGTGCTCTGGCCCTGTAAGAACACCCACTAGAATGTTCTCTACCAGACTCTAGAGCTGGGAACATATTCCCCCCACCCACTAGAACGTTCTCTACCAGACTCTAGAGCTGGGACCATATTCCCCCCACCCACTAGAACGTTCTCTACCAGACTCTAGAGCTGGTACCATattcccccccacacacccactaGAATGTTCTCTACCAGACTCTAGAGCTGGGACCATattcccccccacacacccactaGAACGTTCTCTACCAGACTCTAGAGCTGGGAACATATTCCCTCCCACCCACTAGAACGTTCTCTACCAGACTCTAGAGCTGGGACCATATTCCCAACATCGCCCTGCTCTCCCCCAGTTTATCTGACGTTGGTCATTTGGGGGATTAGCCAACATAACATTCTTCCATATTGTTTGGTCGTCAATAGTAACGTGCATTAATCTGCTTCCTGCAATGAAAGTATCGTCCCTGTTTCACTGTCTGCCCTCACTTCCTCTTCTCACAGCCTgccctcacttcctctcctcaCTGCCTgccctcacttcctctcctcaTTACAAACAGAGTAGGGTAATTGAGATGCGCCTGAGAAAACGGAGTGGCTCTATGTCTACCAAGCAACGTTTTTGGAGAACATACAATTTACTGTTCGAGCAACGATCACATTTTGAGTTAGCAATCTAGCTGATGTGTTTTGAGTTCCCACTTCCTCAGGTGGTGAATTATATAGCCTAGGCCAGTATTCACAAAAAAACAGCCAGGCAAATTAATCTCTAAAGAGACTAAATAAATCTGATCATTCTGGATCCTATTTTATCATGTTGCACATTAAACTATCCATCATTCATTCCCTGAACATGTTAAAACGTCTTCCCTGGGAAAAAGTCAGCCTAGAGCCCTCCCATTAACGGAGAAGTCAGCCTAGAGCCCTCCCGTTAACggagaagtcggcctagagctctcccgttaacggagaagtcggcctagagccctcccgttaacggagaagtcggcctagagccctcccGTTAACGGAGAAGTCGGCATAGAGCCCTCCCTTTAACggagaagtcggcctagagccctcccGTTAACGGAGAAGTCGGCATAGAGCCCTCCCTTTAACggagaagtcggcctagagccctcccgttaacggagaagtcggcctagagccctcccgttaacggagaagtcggcctagagccctcccGTTAACGGACAAGTCGGCCTCGAGCCCTTCCTTTAATggagaagtcggcctagagccctcccCGTTAAAACGGACAAGTCGGCCTCGAGCCCTCCCACGTTAAAACGGACaagtcggcctagagccctcTCCATTAAACGGACAGGTCGGCCTCGAGCCCTCCCGCGTTAAAACGGACaagtcggcctagagccctcccACGTTAAAACGGACAGGTCGGCCTCGATCCCTCCCCGTTAAAATGGAAATTGTCGGCCTCGAGCCCTCCCATTAACggagaagtcggcctagagccctcccCGTTAAAACGGACAAGTCGGCATAGAGCCCTCCCTTTAACAgagaagtcggcctagagccctcccgttaacggagaagtcggcctagagccctcccgttaacggagaagtcggcctagagccctcccGTTAACGGAGAAGTCGGCATAGAGCCCTCCCGTTAACGGAGAAGTCGGCATAGAGCCCTCCCTTTAACggagaagtcggcctagagccctcccgttaacggagaagtcggcctagagccctcccgttaacggagaagtcggcctagagccctcccGTTAACGGACAAGTCGGCCTCGAGCCCTTCCTTTAATggagaagtcggcctagagcTCTCCCCGTTAAAAC comes from the Oncorhynchus clarkii lewisi isolate Uvic-CL-2024 unplaced genomic scaffold, UVic_Ocla_1.0 unplaced_contig_11059_pilon_pilon, whole genome shotgun sequence genome and includes:
- the LOC139401000 gene encoding WD repeat domain phosphoinositide-interacting protein 2-like isoform X1 gives rise to the protein MIPAHDSPLAAVVFDASGTKLATASEKGTVIRVFSIPEGQKLFEFRRGVKRCVSICSLAFSMEGLYLSASSNTETVHIFKLETQKEKPTEEPTTWGGYFGKVLMASTTYLPSQVTEMFTQGRAFATVRLPFSGHKNICALALIQKIPRLLVAAADGYLYLYNLDPQEGGECTLMKQHRLDGSAEPPNEILEQGSHDRPLTAQTYNTAGMKGYCEEAGAVGGAGLEDDLSDLRLDDENEEQPPLILETD